The Primulina eburnea isolate SZY01 chromosome 13, ASM2296580v1, whole genome shotgun sequence genome includes a region encoding these proteins:
- the LOC140809676 gene encoding probable protein S-acyltransferase 14 — translation MAWNVFKFCTALRGLGSIMILLVLAVVGVSYYAVVITNYGPALAAGGLDTLQALAVLILFHCLLVMLLWSYFSVVFTDPGSVPSSWRPTMDEERGDSDPLTASEFQSDFESRGIRYCRKCNQLKPPRCHHCSVCGRCVLKMDHHCVWVVNCVGALNYKYFLLFLLYTLLETSLVTLSLLPHFIAFFSDGDIPGTPGTLATTFLAFVLNLAFALSVLGFLIMHISMVAANTTTIEAYEKKATPKWRYDLGRKRNFEQVFGTDKRYWFIPSYSEEDLRRMPALQGLEYPSKPDMSPQEF, via the exons ATGGCGTGGAATGTATTCAAATTCTGCACCGCTCTCCGGGGTCTGGGTTCGATCATGATTCTATTGGTTCTTGCCGTCGTTGGCGTCTCCTATTATGCCGTGGTGATCACAAATTACGGCCCGGCGCTTGCCGCCGGAGGGCTGGATACGCTGCAAGCTTTGGCCGTGTTGATCTTGTTTCATTGTTTG TTAGTAATGCTATTGTGGAGTTATTTTTCTGTTGTTTTTACGGATCCTGGTAGTGTGCCTTCAAGTTGGAGGCCGACAATGGATGAAGAAAGGGGAGACTCCGATCCTTTAACCGCAtcagaatttcaatccgacttcgaGAGTAGAGGAATCCGTTATTGTAGAAAGTGCAATCAGTTAAAACCACCAAGATGCCATCACTGCTCTGTTT GCGGGAGATGCGTACTAAAAATGGACCATCATTGTGTATGGGTTGTCAATTGTGTTGGGGCATTGAACTACAAGTATTTCCTTCTCTTCCTG TTGTACACATTACTCGAAACTAGTCTCGTTACATTGTCGTTATTACCTCATTTTATTGCATTCTTCAGCGATGGAGATATTCCTGGGACTCCAGGAACTCTTGCCACAACTTTTCTTGCCTTTG TATTAAATTTGGCATTTGCGTTGAGTGTATTGGGATTTCTGATCATGCACATATCAATGGTGGCTGCCAATACCACGACCATTGAG GCATATGAGAAGAAGGCCACTCCGAAATGGCGCTATGATCTTGGACGGAAAAGAAACTTTGAACAG GTATTTGGGACGGACAAGAGATATTGGTTTATCCCAAGTTACTCTGAAGAAGATTTGCGGCGGATGCCTGCTCTCCAGGGTCTTGAATACCCTTCGAAACCAGACATGTCTCCACAAGAATTTTGA